One genomic region from Rosa rugosa chromosome 1, drRosRugo1.1, whole genome shotgun sequence encodes:
- the LOC133727025 gene encoding protein SPEAR1 isoform X2: MGSSYFGEPNMGNERGGGSSSSSSRKGKKSNSDKPKQPQRGLGVAQLEKIRLHGQMGFINPYPTNNFINNQQVEDNRVQAAAYSSSFASSQSSSSPSVSYGFHPNIMMGLGEYDQRASIIYGDPSQRNSTTPRWEPSNAMLEPTQQFVQPGITTRHLLNPPAEVLEEFHHKKSKKHRSNSMGSSSQNSESSDSQEVDLELRLSL, encoded by the exons ATGGGGAGCAGTTATTTTGGGGAGCCAAACATGGGAAACGAAAGAGGAGGCGGATCGTCTTCTAGTTCTTCAAGGAAAGGGAAGAAGAGTAATTCGGACAAGCCGAAGCAACCGCAGAGAGGGCTTGGAGTTGCTCAATTAGAGAAGATCAGATTACATGGCCAAATGGGATTCATCAATCCTTACCCTACTAATAATTTCATCAATAAC CAGCAGGTGGAGGATAACAGAGTGCAAGCAGCAGCTTATTCATCGTCTTTCGCTTCTTCGCAGTCTTCTTCATCTCCCTCAGTCTCTTATGGCTTCCACCCTAACATCATG ATGGGGCTCGGTGAATATGATCAAAGAGCAAGCATCATATATGGTGATCCTTCCCAACGAAACAGTACAACACCAAG ATGGGAACCCAGCAATGCCATGTTAGAGCCGACCCAACAGTTTGTGCAACCAGGCATCACTACTAGACACCTCCTAAATCCACCTGCAGAAGTACTAGAG GAGTTTCATCACAAGAAGAGCAAAAAACATAGAAGTAATTCAATGGGCTCAAGCAGTCAGAATTCTGAATCAAGTGACTCTCAAGAAGTAGATTTGGAACTCAGACTCTCACTTTAA
- the LOC133727025 gene encoding protein SPEAR1 isoform X1, with translation MGSSYFGEPNMGNERGGGSSSSSSRKGKKSNSDKPKQPQRGLGVAQLEKIRLHGQMGFINPYPTNNFINNQQVEDNRVQAAAYSSSFASSQSSSSPSVSYGFHPNIMMGLGEYDQRASIIYGDPSQRNSTTPSRWEPSNAMLEPTQQFVQPGITTRHLLNPPAEVLEEFHHKKSKKHRSNSMGSSSQNSESSDSQEVDLELRLSL, from the exons ATGGGGAGCAGTTATTTTGGGGAGCCAAACATGGGAAACGAAAGAGGAGGCGGATCGTCTTCTAGTTCTTCAAGGAAAGGGAAGAAGAGTAATTCGGACAAGCCGAAGCAACCGCAGAGAGGGCTTGGAGTTGCTCAATTAGAGAAGATCAGATTACATGGCCAAATGGGATTCATCAATCCTTACCCTACTAATAATTTCATCAATAAC CAGCAGGTGGAGGATAACAGAGTGCAAGCAGCAGCTTATTCATCGTCTTTCGCTTCTTCGCAGTCTTCTTCATCTCCCTCAGTCTCTTATGGCTTCCACCCTAACATCATG ATGGGGCTCGGTGAATATGATCAAAGAGCAAGCATCATATATGGTGATCCTTCCCAACGAAACAGTACAACACCAAG CAGATGGGAACCCAGCAATGCCATGTTAGAGCCGACCCAACAGTTTGTGCAACCAGGCATCACTACTAGACACCTCCTAAATCCACCTGCAGAAGTACTAGAG GAGTTTCATCACAAGAAGAGCAAAAAACATAGAAGTAATTCAATGGGCTCAAGCAGTCAGAATTCTGAATCAAGTGACTCTCAAGAAGTAGATTTGGAACTCAGACTCTCACTTTAA
- the LOC133727025 gene encoding protein SPEAR1 isoform X3 produces the protein MGSSYFGEPNMGNERGGGSSSSSSRKGKKSNSDKPKQPQRGLGVAQLEKIRLHGQMGFINPYPTNNFINNQVEDNRVQAAAYSSSFASSQSSSSPSVSYGFHPNIMMGLGEYDQRASIIYGDPSQRNSTTPSRWEPSNAMLEPTQQFVQPGITTRHLLNPPAEVLEEFHHKKSKKHRSNSMGSSSQNSESSDSQEVDLELRLSL, from the exons ATGGGGAGCAGTTATTTTGGGGAGCCAAACATGGGAAACGAAAGAGGAGGCGGATCGTCTTCTAGTTCTTCAAGGAAAGGGAAGAAGAGTAATTCGGACAAGCCGAAGCAACCGCAGAGAGGGCTTGGAGTTGCTCAATTAGAGAAGATCAGATTACATGGCCAAATGGGATTCATCAATCCTTACCCTACTAATAATTTCATCAATAAC CAGGTGGAGGATAACAGAGTGCAAGCAGCAGCTTATTCATCGTCTTTCGCTTCTTCGCAGTCTTCTTCATCTCCCTCAGTCTCTTATGGCTTCCACCCTAACATCATG ATGGGGCTCGGTGAATATGATCAAAGAGCAAGCATCATATATGGTGATCCTTCCCAACGAAACAGTACAACACCAAG CAGATGGGAACCCAGCAATGCCATGTTAGAGCCGACCCAACAGTTTGTGCAACCAGGCATCACTACTAGACACCTCCTAAATCCACCTGCAGAAGTACTAGAG GAGTTTCATCACAAGAAGAGCAAAAAACATAGAAGTAATTCAATGGGCTCAAGCAGTCAGAATTCTGAATCAAGTGACTCTCAAGAAGTAGATTTGGAACTCAGACTCTCACTTTAA
- the LOC133711749 gene encoding aldehyde oxidase GLOX1-like, whose protein sequence is MAALHIKLFCILPLLFALGINAQWRGLPFIPNPLVSHHGHHGLGFNLDPSNGGQFQFFDPEPVTFKAAGDKPKPNAGGKPKPIAGGEPQPIAGGEPQPIAGGEPQPIAGGKPQPDAGGKPNVGGIPNPAVIKAEDVNTVPNAQPQPNFPIGNNPGAWALVSNDAGVSAMHLNVLPNNKAIMYDASDFHISNIKLPNNECLPWKNNKGDAGNDCFAHAVEYDLDKNTVRPLKVQFDAWCSSGGILPDGRLISTGGWVNGYRSARYITPCNDGKCDFKEYQNAFAENRWYATQITLADGRVIVVGGRKAYSIEYVPPEGQENKQSIFLPFLDETTDMDENNLYPFVHQSTDGNVFIFANDRSVLLDPKTNKVIKEFPKLDGGSRNYPASGMSALLPIELNEQNPPVIPVDVLVCGGNKPDAFKMSAQKPPVFVPALDDCGRLRITDPKPVWEKEVMPSRRVMGDMLNLPTGELLMINGAMAGASAWWQAEEPNFTPVMYNPKLPNGQRFVKMAPTTIARMYHSTSAVLPNGKILVAGSNTNPGYDFKAKYPTEVRVETFTPPYMDKALDIHRPEINAQASDNKLKYGAPFGVQFKLNEQDKPTKADIKVTVYAVPFTTHGYSMNQRLVVLANTELKAEGAGLYRVTALAPPTGAVAPPGSYLLNVVHRGVPSTGVWVTINQ, encoded by the exons ATGGCAGCCTTACACATCAAGCTTTTTTGCATCCTTCCTCTCCTCTTCGCCCTTGGCATCAATGCACAATGGCGAGGGCTTCCTTTTATCCCCAATCCGTTAGTTTCACACCACGGACACCACGGATTGGGTTTTAATCTTGACCCCAGCAACGGGGGCCAATTTCAGTTCTTTGACCCCGAGCCCGTCACTTTCAAAGCAGCCGGCGATAAACCGAAACCCAACGCCGGGGGTAAACCCAAACCCATCGCCGGGGGTGAACCCCAACCCATCGCCGGGGGTGAACCCCAACCCATCGCCGGGGGTGAACCCCAACCCATCGCCGGGGGTAAACCCCAACCCGACGCAGGGGGTAAACCCAACGTCGGGGGCATACCCAATCCAGCGGTCATTAAAGCCGAAGATGTTAATACTGTTCCCAACGCACAACCACAGCCGAACTTCCCTATTGGCAATAACCCGGGGGCGTGGGCACTTGTTTCCAATGACGCCGGTGTGTCTGCCATGCATCTAAATGTGCTTCCCAACAACAAGGCCATAATGTACGATGCCTCGGATTTCCATATATCGAACATCAAATTGCCCAACAATGAATGCCTTCCCTGGAAAAATAATAAGGGCGATGCAGGAAACGATTGTTTTGCTCATGCAGTTGAATATGATCTTGACAAAAACACAGTTAGACCACTCAAG GTTCAGTTTGATGCATGGTGCTCATCGGGAGGGATTTTGCCCGATGGTAGGCTCATCAGCACCGGTGGTTGGGTGAACGGATATAGAAGCGCTAGATATATAACCCCATGCAACGACGGCAAATGCGACTTCAAAGAGTACCAAAACGCATTTGCAGAAAATAGATG GTATGCAACTCAGATAACGCTAGCAGACGGTAGGGTGATTGtggttggtggccggaaagcATACAGCATCGAGTACGTGCCACCAGAGGGACAAGAAAACAAGCAATCCATCTTCCTGCCTTTCCTTGACGAGACCACCGACATGGACGAGAACAATCTCTACCCGTTCGTCCACCAATCTACCGATGGCAACGTCTTCATCTTTGCCAACGACCGCTCCGTCCTCCTCGATCCCAAAACTAACAAAGTCATCAAGGAGTTCCCCAAACTCGACGGCGGATCCCGAAACTACCCGGCCTCCGGCATGTCGGCACTGCTCCCCATCGAGCTCAATGAGCAGAACCCCCCGGTCATCCCTGTCGACGTCCTCGTCTGCGGTGGCAATAAACCCGACGCTTTCAAAATGTCCGCACAGAAACCACCAGTCTTCGTCCCTGCCTTGGACGACTGCGGACGCCTCCGGATCACCGACCCTAAACCGGTCTGGGAAAAGGAGGTCATGCCCTCAAGACGTGTCATGGGAGACATGCTAAACCTTCCCACAGGTGAGCTCTTGATGATAAACGGTGCGATGGCTGGTGCCTCAGCTTGGTGGCAAGCTGAAGAACCCAACTTTACCCCTGTGATGTACAACCCCAAATTGCCCAATGGACAACGGTTCGTCAAGATGGCACCGACAACTATTGCAAGAATGTACCACTCGACCTCGGCAGTGCTCCCTAACGGTAAAATCCTCGTGGCAGGCAGTAATACTAACCCGGGCTACGACTTCAAGGCCAAGTACCCAACTGAGGTACGGGTGGAGACCTTCACCCCACCTTACATGGATAAGGCTTTGGACATCCACAGGCCGGAAATCAACGCCCAGGCCTCCGACAACAAGCTCAAGTACGGCGCACCGTTCGGCGTCCAGTTCAAGCTGAACGAGCAAGATAAGCCTACAAAGGCTGATATCAAGGTCACCGTGTACGCTGTTCCTTTCACAACACATGGCTACTCCATGAACCAGAGGCTTGTTGTTTTGGCGAACACTGAGCTCAAGGCAGAGGGAGCTGGCTTATATCGTGTCACGGCGTTGGCCCCACCAACCGGAGCGGTGGCGCCACCAGGGTCCTACCTGCTGAATGTGGTTCACCGCGGAGTGCCGAGCACGGGAGTGTGGGTGACGATTAACCAGTGA
- the LOC133727026 gene encoding probable xyloglucan endotransglucosylase/hydrolase protein 26: MAILRAFLIGLCIIAFHQSLVDAKFSKSMYITWGQQHAAIQGNGEDVQLVLDQTSGSAVQSKRAFLFGSIEMLIKLVPNNSAGTVTAFYLSSTGSTHDEIDFEFLGNVSGQPYIIHTNIYTQGKGSKEQQFYLWFDPTADFHNYTIHWNPTTVVWYIDGLPIRVFRNYENEGIAYPSKEGMRVYSSLWNADNWATRGGLVKIDWTSAPFIARLRNFRGRACKWDGPSSTTQCAATTPANWWTSPIHKQLSSAKLGQLKSVRDNYMIYDYCKDTKRFNGKMPTECSKQQF, from the exons ATGGCGATTCTGCGAGCTTTCTTGATAGGTTTATGCATCATTGCTTTTCATCAAAGTTTAGTTGATGCAAAGTTTTCGAAGAGCATGTACATCACCTGGGGTCAGCAACATGCTGCAATTCAAGGCAATGGCGAAGATGTCCAACTCGTGCTCGATCAAACTTCAG GATCTGCTGTTCAATCAAAGAGAGCTTTCCTATTCGGAAGCATTGAGATGCTCATTAAGTTGGTACCTAATAATTCCGCAGGCACAGTAACAGCTTTCTAC CTATCATCTACAGGAAGCACACATGACGAGATAGATTTTGAATTCTTAGGGAACGTTTCTGGACAGCCTTACATTATCCACACAAACATCTATACACAAGGAAAAGGAAGCAAAGAGCAGCAGTTTTACCTCTGGTTTGACCCAACAGCTGATTTCCACAACTACACCATACATTGGAACCCAACCACAGTTGT GTGGTACATCGATGGACTGCCAATTCGTGTTTTCAGAAACTACGAAAACGAGGGGATTGCTTACCCCAGCAAGGAAGGAATGAGGGTTTACTCCAGCTTATGGAACGCAGATAACTGGGCAACCAGAGGGGGACTAGTCAAAATCGACTGGACCAGTGCCCCATTCATAGCTAGATTGCGCAACTTCAGGGGAAGGGCCTGCAAGTGGGATGGACCAAGCAGCACCACTCAATGCGCCGCCACTACCCCTGCAAACTGGTGGACATCCCCCATACACAAACAGCTGAGCAGTGCTAAATTGGGCCAGCTTAAGTCGGTCAGAGATAACTACATGATCTACGACTACTGCAAAGACACTAAACGATTCAATGGAAAGATGCCTACTGAATGCTCCAAACAACAATTCTAA
- the LOC133727027 gene encoding uncharacterized protein LOC133727027, translating to MVGDIEKMIAVGLVWGATNALMRRGALLWDEALKSSTSSSQPQPITSLKKWLKLLSIWQYTIPFSVNLSASATFFAILSHTPISLAVPVTNATTFAATAVFGILLGEQTHLGLALFGTGLIVLGIWLCIT from the coding sequence ATGGTCGGAGACATAGAGAAGATGATCGCGGTGGGCCTGGTCTGGGGCGCCACCAACGCGCTAATGCGACGTGGCGCTCTCCTATGGGACGAAGCCCTCAAGTCGTCCACCTCATCCTCCCAGCCACAGCCGATCACTTCCCTCAAGAAATGGCTGAAGCTCCTCTCAATCTGGCAGTACACCATTCCCTTCTCCGTCAACCTCTCCGCCTCCGCCACTTTCTTCGCCATTCTCAGCCACACCCCCATCTCGCTCGCCGTCCCCGTCACCAATGCGACGACGTTTGCTGCCACCGCCGTTTTCGGAATTCTGTTGGGAGAACAGACCCACCTGGGCCTCGCTTTGTTCGGTACGGGTTTGATTGTTCTGGGCATTTGGCTTTGTATAACATAG